In one window of Temnothorax longispinosus isolate EJ_2023e chromosome 9, Tlon_JGU_v1, whole genome shotgun sequence DNA:
- the LOC139819080 gene encoding UNC93-like protein, which yields MGSLPNLHELSKDKLGSPVYKPAPIGGLGPKRLPAQPPPLAHTHKRARSSGHHHSILSDNDAMLEHMAAYSPISCRSTRTSALSWRRRDSMNSSAGASSVRRLIAAVRAAPSGPRPPRRVVLRHIAALLLGHASCSAATLPIFPLQAGLGAFEPRMGPVLLAYLYMMAAATSCFAPIVVQRLGTNLAITASHVVTAIFVGVHLYPKWYILVPSYVMLGCCASPSFLARTSHINVSATSLALVCVDGPEDPDETRRECLLRRLNRGIKLAEDIGLAIGCLIAAILVRLTDLTPSSDSSVMNSDVCGAEYCSEDMYFYNESLYVPTITPGTSRVLVSIWLGLAVLGLGISCAFLDSRVQEPQANHDRASVKDILKSVKCAFQDPKLQLAAPLTLFIGLEQGFIYADFMEAYVVCALGGVGTVTLSFLSLALLQALAAATLSMLLRHIKRYFVVVVGFAFHACLLLVLVTWRPTGDDPALFHVISAAWGVCNSIWETLIYTLVIGLYPNAWQGPLATSLFWRWLGLTFALSLHGAVCTRYRVLGLAVTLVLAVVPYLWLESRIARRGKTLAPL from the exons ATGGGTTCCTTGCCGAATCTTCACGAGCTGTCCAAGGACAAGCTGGGGAGTCCGGTGTACAAACCGGCCCCGATCGGCGGTCTCGGCCCGAAACGATTGCCGGCGCAACCACCGCCGCTGGCGCACACGCATAAACGCGCGAGAAGTAGCGGGCATCATCATTCTATCCTGAGCGACAACGATGCCATGTTGGAG CACATGGCGGCGTATTCGCCGATCTCTTGCCGGTCGACGCGCACCTCGGCGCTGTCGTGGAGGCGTCGCGACTCCATGAACTCGTCGGCGGGCGCGTCGTCGGTGCGCCGGCTGATCGCGGCGGTCCGCGCGGCCCCGTCTGGACCCAGGCCGCCACGCCGGGTCGTGCTGCGTCACATCGCGGCCCTTCTGCTCGGCCACGCGAGCTGCTCGGCCGCCACCCTGCCTATTTTTCCGCTGCAGGCGGGTTTGGGCGCGTTCGAGCCCCGTATGGGCCCGGTCCTCCTCGCCTATCTCTATATGATGGCAGCCGCCACCAGCTGCTTCGCGCCCATCGTCGTGCAACGGCTCGGCACGAATCTCGCGATCACCGCGAGCCACGTGGTCACTGCTATCTTCGTCGGCGTGCATCTGTATCCCAAATG GTACATACTCGTGCCCAGCTACGTGATGTTAGGTTGTTGCGCCAGTCCGAGTTTCCTGGCGAGGACATCGCATATCAACGTGTCCGCGACCAGCCTGGCGTTGGTCTGCGTCGACGGTCCAGAGGACCCCGACGAGACGCGGCGCGAATGCCTGCTGAGAAGGCTCAACCGGGGAATCAAGCTGGCCGAGGATATCGGTCTCGCAATCG GTTGCCTCATCGCCGCGATCCTCGTCAGGCTAACGGACCTGACACCGTCTAGTGACTCTAGTGTAATGAACAGCGACGTTTGCGGAGCCGAATACTGTTCGGAGGACATGTACTTTTACAACGAATCGCTCTACGTGCCGACGATCACGCCGGGCACGTCGAGGGTCCTCGTCAGCATTTGGCTCGGCCTGGCGGTGCTCGGTCTAGGCATATCCTGCGCGTTTCTCGACTCCAGGGTGCAGGAACCTCAGGCCAACCACGACCGCGCCAGCGTAAAGGACATCCTCAAATCCGTGAAATGTGCGTTTCAAGACCCGAAGCTTCAGCTCGCGGCGCCGCTCACGCTCTTCATCGGTTTGGAACAGGGCTTCATTTACGCTGATTTTATGGAG GCATACGTGGTGTGCGCTTTAGGCGGCGTCGGTACGGTGACCTTAAGCTTTCTGAGCTTGGCTTTATTACAAGCTCTGGCCGCCGCGACGCTCTCGATGTTGCTCAGGCACATTAAAAGGTACTTTGTCGTGG TCGTGGGTTTCGCTTTCCACGCCTGTCTTCTGCTCGTTCTGGTAACCTGGAGACCGACGGGAGACGATCCGGCTCTCTTCCACGTCATATCAGCCGCCTGGGGAGTTTGTAACTCCATCTGGGAAACTCTAATATACA CGCTGGTGATAGGCCTGTATCCAAACGCGTGGCAAGGGCCGCTGGCGACATCGCTCTTCTGGCGTTGGCTCGGCTTGACCTTCGCGCTCAGCTTGCACGGCGCGGTGTGCACCCGTTATCGCGTGTTGGGCCTCGCCGTGACCCTGGTGCTCGCGGTCGTGCCGTACTTGTGGCTGGAGAGTCGTATCGCCCGCCGTGGCAAGACGTTGGCGCCCTTATGA
- the LOC139819083 gene encoding hexuronate transporter, with protein sequence MFRSVMQKLSFLYKPYALAIVSLGYVLAELGHFLIGVTSKAIAEVLHYGDIACQFNSTTLTVAELPVKCEVAKNSTHCGSLELNGSYYCEWNYNGLGMDYQILAGPSFIAVYTIVGIILGVAADRYNRVRMLTVCTLVFGIAIILSGAVMEYWQLVILRMVHAAGEAGCNPLATGLLSDWFPEKQRGLVMSIFNWGIYGGYGIAFPIGRYVPELNAWDLGWRVCYYGAGVISLIIAVLTGLTLTEPERKVVGEESTNNDGEQVSVWKVLLQPRIVLLCLAASIRHCGGLCFAYNCDLYYRDYFPDYDLGWWLFAVTIVIGSIGVVVGGLVSDKFVAKMGIRSRVACLAISQLIATPFAFGSVYFNPLWAMITLAISYFFAEMWFGIVFAVVVEIVPLKLRSTTVGVFLFVMNNIGGNLPILVEPTRMSIGFRESLYIYYAGAYGISSIMFFLTMFLMGSPAEVERKVDKEAPPAYDNSTFTNDDGQLPTLELPTFPARPPIYERSRL encoded by the exons ATGTTTCGCTCGGTCATGCAAAAATTGTCATTTCTCTACAAGCCTTACGCATTGGCTATAGTGTCGCTCGGCTATGTTCTGGCAGAATTGGGTCACTTTCTGATAG GTGTGACGAGCAAAGCGATCGCCGAGGTCCTGCACTACGGCGACATAGCCTGCCAATTTAATTCGACGACGCTGACGGTGGCCGAGCTTCCGGTGAAATGCGAAGTCGCGAAGAATTCCACGCA CTGTGGATCCCTGGAACTGAATGGATCTTATTACTGCGAGTGGAATTACAATGGCCTCGGTATGGACTATCAAATCTTGGCGGGGCCCAGCTTCATCGCGGTCTACACGATCGTGGGTATCATCTTGGGCGTCGCGGCTGATAGATACAACAG AGTGAGGATGTTGACGGTCTGCACTCTGGTATTTGGCATCGCGATCATCCTGAGCGGGGCTGTGATGGAATACTGGCAGCTCGTTATTTTGCGAATGGTCCACGCGGCGGG GGAGGCGGGATGTAATCCGCTGGCGACTGGTCTTCTGTCAGACTGGTTCCCGGAAAAGCAGCGGGGCCTCGTCATGTCCATTTTTAATTGGGGCATTTATGGCGGTTACGGCATCGCTTTTCCGATCGGTCGCTATGTGCCTGAACTGAATGCCTGGGATCTG GGCTGGAGGGTCTGTTATTATGGAGCCGGAGTGATCAGCTTAATCATCGCCGTCCTCACCGGTCTGACGCTGACCGAGCCGGAAAGAAAAGTGGTCGGCGAGGAATCGACCAACAACGACGGGGAACAAGTGTCGGTTTGGAAAGTGCTACTACAACCGCGCATTGTTCTCTTATGCCTCGCCGCCAGCATCAGACATTGCG GCGGCCTGTGCTTCGCTTACAATTGCGACTTGTACTACAGAGACTACTTTCCGGACTACGATCTCGGCTGGTGGCTTTTCGCTGTTACGATCGTTATCGGTAGTATCGGCGTCGTGGTCGGTGGGTTAGTTAGCGACAAGTTCGTGGCGAAAATGGGGATTCGTTCGCGTGTAGCGTGTTTGGCGATCAGCCAGTTAATCGCGACGCCGTTCGCATTCGGCTCGGTATACTTCAATCCTCTTTGGGCTATGATCACGCTGGCGATCTCCTATTTTTTCG CCGAAATGTGGTTCGGAATAGTGTTCGCCGTCGTGGTGGAGATCGTTCCTCTGAAGCTGCGATCGACCACCGTCGGCGTTTTCCTGTTCGTCATGAATAACATCGGTGGAAATTTACCGATTCTCGTCGAGCCTACCAGAATGTCCATCGGTTTCCGGGAATCGTTGTATATCTATTACGCTGGCGCTTACGGCATca GTTCCATTATGTTCTTCTTGACCATGTTCCTAATGGGCAGTCCCGCGGAGGTGGAGAGAAAAGTGGACAAGGAAGCACCGCCGGCATACGACAATAGCACATTCACTAACGACGATGGCCAATTGCCAACGTTGGAGTTGCCGACGTTTCCGGCGCGGCCGCCGATCTACGAACGTTCTCGGTTATGA